A single window of Rubripirellula lacrimiformis DNA harbors:
- a CDS encoding sulfatase family protein: MISQVSFAIAATDLSASELPATASRNGVKPRNVVFILTDDHRYDAMGFMGHPFLETPHLDSLASHGVHFKNAFVTTSLCSPSRASILTGLYTHKHRVIDNNRAVPEGTIFFPEYLQRAGYATAFIGKWHMGGHSDEPRSGFDHWVSFRGQGHYLPPNPNYTLNVNGERVKQKGYITDELTDYAVDWLEDQQHSDEPFFLYLSHKAVHGHYIPAQRHVGRYEDKDLSFLPRGEGITAEKNSPRWVRDQKNSWHGIEFSYHSDIGLDTLYRRYCELVLSVDDSVGRVLDQLKKMGIHDETLVIYMGDNGFMWGEHGLIDKRVSYEESMRVPMMMQCPDLYEGGKVVDNVIGNIDIGPTILHAAGLQTPDYIDGQSFLDLPNTPRMTWRKNFLYVYYWEKNYPQTPTQYALRGDRFKYITYYGVWDTDELYDLSKDPAEKNNLLHDPAYKSVAIEMENELYKMLGDAGGMDIPMNQPRGGSQNKRWSDIGGKSAAAFPAALVVETPANRTAK, from the coding sequence ATGATCAGCCAAGTGAGCTTCGCTATCGCTGCGACGGATCTGTCGGCATCTGAATTGCCCGCAACCGCTAGCCGGAACGGGGTGAAGCCTCGCAACGTTGTCTTTATCCTGACCGATGACCACCGCTACGATGCGATGGGATTCATGGGGCATCCGTTCCTAGAGACTCCCCATCTCGATTCACTGGCATCCCATGGAGTTCACTTCAAGAACGCGTTTGTCACCACTTCGTTGTGCTCACCGTCGCGAGCATCCATCTTGACCGGCTTGTACACGCACAAGCATCGTGTGATCGACAACAACCGTGCTGTGCCCGAGGGAACCATTTTCTTTCCTGAATATCTGCAGCGTGCCGGTTACGCGACGGCGTTCATTGGGAAATGGCACATGGGCGGGCATTCCGATGAGCCTCGTTCGGGATTTGATCACTGGGTTTCATTTCGTGGGCAAGGCCACTACCTGCCCCCGAATCCCAACTACACGCTCAACGTCAATGGTGAACGTGTCAAGCAAAAGGGGTACATCACCGATGAACTAACCGATTATGCAGTCGATTGGCTGGAAGATCAGCAGCACAGCGACGAACCGTTCTTTCTGTATCTATCGCACAAGGCTGTTCACGGGCACTACATTCCGGCCCAGCGTCATGTCGGACGCTACGAGGACAAGGATCTCAGTTTTTTGCCTCGCGGCGAAGGCATCACAGCTGAAAAGAACTCGCCTCGTTGGGTTCGCGATCAAAAGAACTCATGGCACGGAATCGAATTTAGCTATCACAGCGACATCGGGTTGGACACGCTTTACCGGCGCTATTGCGAATTGGTCCTTTCGGTGGACGACAGCGTCGGTCGAGTGCTGGATCAGTTGAAGAAGATGGGAATTCACGATGAGACATTGGTCATTTACATGGGTGACAACGGATTCATGTGGGGCGAGCACGGGCTGATTGACAAGCGGGTTTCCTACGAAGAATCGATGCGAGTGCCGATGATGATGCAGTGCCCAGATCTTTACGAAGGTGGCAAGGTCGTTGACAATGTGATCGGCAACATTGATATCGGCCCCACCATTTTGCACGCTGCTGGATTGCAAACGCCCGACTACATCGACGGACAAAGTTTCCTGGACCTGCCCAACACGCCCAGAATGACGTGGCGCAAGAATTTCCTCTACGTCTACTATTGGGAAAAGAACTACCCGCAAACGCCAACACAGTATGCTCTTCGCGGAGATCGTTTCAAATACATCACTTACTACGGCGTCTGGGATACCGATGAGCTGTACGATCTGAGCAAGGATCCCGCCGAGAAAAACAACCTGCTTCACGATCCCGCGTACAAGTCCGTGGCGATCGAAATGGAAAATGAGTTGTACAAAATGCTAGGGGATGCAGGAGGGATGGACATCCCGATGAACCAGCCCCGTGGCGGGTCGCAGAACAAACGCTGGAGTGACATTGGCGGAAAGTCTGCAGCAGCGTTTCCCGCCGCACTTGTCGTCGAAACGCCTGCCAACCGAACCGCCAAATAG
- a CDS encoding beta-agarase, whose translation MIGKHFCVASLLCILSTCLTADKVSILQAQELSREGQRRKAVHDYLFDTFAEGRKTEYVGQGHDRGLKSLNVLEQVSEIGDGDELLLPAGAEQIAGLFRHFGFHGEGLDRIKEVRVFPFSPDKAPPRSVQVKDFYRVQMPSLPLTDKPFERMKIRFVMKDAQSVCRIDDLVFYAQKQIPPDFDTIPYRDLGSEFPREQVVIDVDTQHELSISGTTDLQRTKWFRIHETPGVVHESFEKWANDRNFGPGRGAFKFNPALTRGWKKGAKTLQERADKPGAADFSFFDSYDAGERQRRALPAWQKTPFALCFNDWPEFMSVPLKGRGTPRVEHFDDAAELAAAYVADQIADGGSTAAWWEVKNESSVASEWAHHGNKDVDGWGLLADFHNRVADAVHEQSPTTQVGGPSSAYMQVQVNDFGLYKQQARFIEETRGRLDFFSHHFYENALTLGAHQRRGEGYSNYLLGRYEAILDMLRADMHRVDNVLPILITETGSLQNGREPSDNWLRLHAWNAYLTKSMQRPDQIDLFVPFIFLHMSWNPLSGDAAFTPKADRDRHVDIDDFDPTTIANYFELWRDFDGQRLPVSFDRDWLDVVAIHDGNRISLAVTNMGGRQIAVDLSGVAARLSVKEATQTRLNYHRGEVVFEPEHSVDATAIPVDVNETTIIRLNLQQPLAPTGTLRLDRWYASRTAVASQGKFAEFQIGVPNVKSIQSAKLIIGIHRRGGLTQPLTARINGKRLTVNTGDSNEFSEFFAPMDLEIPANILRDENEIIIEAQSGATITSVQLVTLIE comes from the coding sequence ATGATAGGAAAACACTTCTGTGTTGCCAGCTTGCTATGCATTCTGTCAACCTGTTTGACGGCCGACAAAGTGTCGATTCTGCAAGCTCAGGAGCTCAGTCGCGAGGGACAACGACGAAAGGCTGTTCACGACTACCTGTTCGATACGTTTGCCGAGGGACGTAAGACCGAATACGTCGGGCAGGGACACGACCGAGGCCTTAAGAGCCTTAACGTTCTTGAGCAAGTTTCCGAGATCGGCGATGGCGACGAGCTGTTGCTGCCCGCGGGAGCCGAGCAAATTGCGGGGCTGTTTCGGCATTTCGGTTTTCACGGCGAGGGGCTCGACCGGATCAAAGAAGTTCGTGTCTTTCCGTTCTCGCCCGACAAGGCGCCCCCGCGCAGCGTCCAGGTCAAGGACTTCTATCGCGTTCAGATGCCGTCGTTGCCACTGACGGACAAGCCGTTCGAGCGAATGAAGATTCGGTTCGTGATGAAGGATGCGCAATCTGTTTGTCGCATTGACGATCTTGTTTTCTACGCTCAAAAGCAAATTCCACCCGATTTTGACACCATCCCGTATCGCGACCTGGGTTCCGAGTTCCCTCGTGAGCAGGTCGTCATTGACGTCGACACTCAGCACGAACTTTCGATCAGTGGAACGACCGACCTGCAACGAACCAAATGGTTTCGCATTCATGAAACGCCTGGTGTCGTGCACGAGTCCTTTGAAAAGTGGGCCAATGATCGCAACTTTGGACCGGGACGAGGAGCGTTCAAATTCAACCCGGCGCTGACCCGTGGCTGGAAGAAAGGAGCCAAGACGTTGCAAGAGCGTGCGGACAAACCGGGTGCGGCGGATTTCAGCTTCTTCGACAGCTATGACGCAGGCGAACGACAACGCCGAGCGTTGCCCGCGTGGCAGAAGACGCCTTTCGCATTGTGTTTCAACGACTGGCCCGAGTTCATGTCCGTTCCCTTGAAGGGCCGTGGTACGCCGCGAGTGGAGCATTTCGACGACGCCGCCGAATTGGCTGCGGCGTACGTCGCCGATCAGATCGCAGATGGAGGATCGACGGCGGCTTGGTGGGAAGTCAAAAACGAGAGTAGCGTGGCGTCCGAGTGGGCTCACCACGGAAACAAGGATGTCGACGGTTGGGGCTTGCTCGCCGACTTTCACAATCGCGTTGCCGACGCGGTGCATGAACAGTCGCCAACAACCCAAGTCGGTGGTCCGTCGTCTGCCTACATGCAAGTGCAAGTGAACGACTTTGGCCTGTATAAGCAACAAGCCCGGTTCATCGAGGAAACACGAGGCCGTCTCGACTTCTTCTCGCATCACTTCTACGAGAACGCGTTGACGCTGGGGGCTCACCAGCGTCGTGGCGAAGGTTACTCCAATTACTTGCTCGGACGATATGAAGCGATTCTGGATATGCTTCGCGCCGACATGCACCGCGTTGACAACGTGCTGCCGATTCTGATCACCGAAACCGGATCGCTGCAAAACGGTCGTGAACCATCCGACAACTGGCTACGACTGCACGCTTGGAACGCCTACCTGACCAAGTCCATGCAGCGTCCCGATCAGATCGACCTGTTTGTGCCATTCATTTTCCTGCACATGTCCTGGAATCCGCTCAGCGGTGATGCGGCGTTCACTCCCAAGGCGGATCGCGACCGCCACGTCGACATCGACGATTTCGATCCGACCACGATCGCAAATTACTTTGAACTGTGGCGTGACTTCGACGGGCAACGACTTCCGGTTTCGTTCGACCGCGACTGGTTGGACGTGGTGGCGATTCACGACGGGAATCGAATCTCGCTGGCGGTAACGAACATGGGCGGGCGACAGATCGCCGTCGACCTTTCTGGTGTAGCCGCTCGCTTGAGCGTCAAAGAGGCAACCCAAACGAGACTGAATTATCACCGGGGCGAGGTCGTCTTCGAGCCCGAACACTCGGTTGACGCGACGGCAATTCCAGTCGACGTCAACGAAACCACAATCATTCGCCTGAATCTGCAACAACCGCTCGCACCCACGGGAACGCTGAGACTGGATCGTTGGTATGCCAGCAGAACGGCGGTTGCAAGCCAGGGCAAATTTGCTGAATTCCAAATCGGCGTCCCAAACGTAAAATCCATTCAATCCGCGAAGCTGATCATCGGGATCCATCGACGAGGCGGTTTGACCCAGCCTCTAACCGCTCGCATCAACGGCAAGCGGTTGACGGTCAACACCGGCGACTCGAACGAATTCAGCGAGTTCTTCGCCCCGATGGATTTGGAAATCCCCGCAAACATCTTGCGCGACGAAAACGAAATCATCATCGAAGCGCAAAGCGGAGCAACGATCACCTCCGTACAACTGGTCACCCTCATCGAATGA